CGCGCCCTGGTGCTGATCGAGCGCGCCGCAAGCCCGGAAGCCGAGCTTTTCGTACAACGGCTGACCCGCCGGGGTGGCATGCAGGAAGGTGACGCGGCTGCCGGTTTCTTCGAGTATCAGTTGCATCAACTTCGCGCCGATCCCGCGCCCCTGGTGCTCCGGCGCCACGATCACCATGCCGAGGGTCGCGCGGTCCGCTCCGAACTTCCAGCACAGCGCCGTGCCGATCGCGACACCGGCCTGCTCCGCGACGAAGCCGCTGCCGGCGTCCGCGGCAAAGCGCCAGTCTTCGGGCCGGTGCGGCCAGTTCACGGCCGTCGACAGGCCATGGGCGGCGGCAATGTCGTCGGGGGTAAAGCGTCGGTAGGTCAGCGAACCACTTTCCGATGGTCTTGGCACGGCGAACTCCTTGATTTGACGTCACGCTGTCCCGCGACTGTCGCATTTTGGCTGCGTGCTTAATAGGACGATCTTTCTATCTTGCCCGGTTCGCGCTCCGGTTCGCAGCCCCGCAGTCCCGCGGCGCGGCCGTAGCGCCTGTCGCGGGCACTGCCGCACCGGGCGCATGCTGCGCCGCACGGCAAATTGTGCTGCGCGACCCGCTGAAAACCACCGAATCGAATGGTTGCGACGTCCCGATTGCGACAACAGGCACTTTTTTGCGGTGCTTAAATCGAGCTGACGCCGCCGGTTCCAATTGAGCCGCAGTCATGCAGTTGCAACAGACCGGCGGCGACAGCGCGTCGAGCGGCCCGGCCTGCAGACGGACGGTGCGTCGAGCGCCGCGCACGGCGGGGCGCCGTAACCGGATCCAACCTTGTCATTGTTAGGAGCAGTTCGCATGAAGGACGACGAAGTCAAAAATGGTTTCAGCCGCCGCGACGTGATGCGTGTGCTGGCTGCGGGGAGCATGCTCGCGACCGGCGCGGGTGGACTGCTGGCAGGTGCAAGATCGGTGTTGGCCGCGCCAGCGCCTGCGCCGAAGAAAGGCGGCAAGATTCGCGTGGCCTATGACGTGGGCTCGACGGCCGACACGCTCGATCCCGCGAAAGGCTCGGCCGGTTCCGACTACATCCGCTATTTCATGTTTTACAGCGGCCTCACGCAGCTCGATGAAAGCCTGACGCCGCAGATGAACCTGGCCGAAGCGCTCGACACGCGCGACGCCAGGGTCTGGGTCATCAAGCTGCGCAAGGGCGCCACCTTCCACGACGGCAAGGCGCTCGCACCGGCGGACGTGGTGTATTCGCTGAACCGCCACAAGGTGGCCGCGACGGCATCCAAGGTGAAAACGCTGGCCGATCAGTTCGCCGAGATCAAGGCGACCGGCCCGAACGAAGTGACCTTGACGCTGACGAGCCCCAATGCCGATCTGCCGGTCATCCTCGCCACGCCGCAGTTCGTGATCATCAAGGACGGCACGACCGATTTCACGACGGCTGTCGGTACCGGTCCTTACAAGGTCAAGACTTTCAAGCCGGGCGTGACGACCGTCGGCGTGCGTAACGACAGTTACTTCAAGCCGGGTCTGCCGCATCTCGACCAGATCGAGTTGATCAGCATCAGCGACAACGCCGCACGGGTGAACGCGCTGCTGTCCGGCGACGTCCATCTGATCAACTCGGTCGATCCGCGCTCCACACACCGCATCGCGTCGACGCCGGGCTACGCGGTGAAGGAAACCAAATCCGGTCTCTATACCGATCTGATCATGCGTCGCGACAACACGCTCGCGGGCAACCCCGATTTCGTGCAGGGCATGAAGTATCTGTTCGATCGCGACCAGATCCGCTCGGCCGTGTTCCGCGGCTACGCAGTGATCGGCAACGATCAGCCGATTCCGCCAGGCCATCGTTATTTCGATGCATCGCTGCCGCAGCGGCAGTTCGATCTCGACAAGGCGAAGTTCCATCTGCAGAAGGCCGGCGCGCTCGGTCCGGCATTGCCGCCGATCTATGCCACGACCGACGCGAATGGCTCGATCGAAATGGCCGAATTGCTGCAGCAGACGGGTGCGAAGATCGGCGCGAACATCACGATCGATCGGGTGCCCTCAGACGGTTACTGGTCGAATCACTGGATGAAGCATCCGCTTGGATTCGGCAGCGTCAATCCGCGTTCGAGCGCCGACGTGCTGTTCACACAGTTCTTTAAATCGGACGCGCCGTGGAACGAGTCGGGCTGGAACAATCCGAAGTTCGATCAGTTGTTGTTGTCGGCCCGTTCGGAAACCGACGACGCGAAACGCAAGCAGATGTACGGCGACATGCAGGTGATCGTCTCGGATCAGGGCGGTATCGGCATCCCTGCGTTCATCAGCCTGCTCGATGCCTACGACCAGCATCTGCAAGGACTTGGCTCGATTCCGAGCGGCGCGATGATGGGCTTCTCGTTCGCCGAGCACGTGTGGTGGAACGCCTGATATAGCGCAGTAGCCGCATGGCGGCAAACCTGATCCGCGCGCAGTACGCGCCGGGTCAGTCCGGCGGCCCCCACGCGCCGGTTCCGGCAGGTGTCATTTTCAGGAGATCTGGACGATGAACCAGAACATAGCCGCACTGATAGTCCGACGCATCGCGGTGACGGCACTCACGCTGCTGATCGTGTCCGTCGTCATCTTCGCGATCACGAACCTGCTGCCGGGCGACGCCGCGCAAGCCGCGCTCGGGCAGTCCGCGACGCCCGAAACGGTCGCGGCGCTGCGTCTTCAGTTTGGCCTCGATCAACCGGCTTACCTGCGTTTCGCGCATTGGCTGGCCGGCCTCATGCATGGCGACTTCGGCGTATCGCTGTCGAACAATATGCCAGTTTCCGAGCTGATCGAAGGCCGTCTGCCGAAATCGCTGACACTCGCCGCGATCACGACGGCGGTCTCGGTGCCGATCGCGGTTTCGTTCGGCATTCTCGCTGCCGTCAATCGCAATTCGCTCATCGATCGCATCGTCAGTCTGGGCACGCTATCGCTCGTCGCGACCCCGGAATTCCTGATCGCGACGATTGCGGTGCTGGTTTTCGCGGTCAAACTGCACTGGCTGTCGGCGCTGTCGTACGGCGGTGAAATCGATGACTTCAACCAGTTCCTGCGCGCCTATGCGATGCCGGTGCTGACGCTGTGCGCTGTCGTGATCGCGCAGATGGCGCGCATGACGCGCGCAGCAGTGATCGAACAGATGGGGTCGTCGTATGTGGAAATGGCCGTGCTCAAGGGCGCGAGCCCGGCGCGCGCGGTGTTGCGCCACGCGCTGCCTAACGCAATCGGTCCGATCGCCAACGCGATCGCACTGAGCCTGTCGTATCTGCTGGGCGGCGTCATCATCGTCGAAACCATCTTCAACTATCCGGGGCTCGCGAGTTTGATGGTCGATGCGGTCAGCAACCGCGACTTTCCGCTGGTCCAGGCCTGCACACTGCTTTTCTGTCTCGGCTATCTGGTGCTGGTGCTGCTGGCCGACCTGTGCGCGATCATCTCGAACCCGAGGCTGCGCACATGAACTTCAACCGACCATTTCCGCAGGAGGTGCGCCCCATGACGACGCCCGATCTCGTTCAGCGCAGCAGCGCAATGCCGCCCGGCACGGACGCGCCGCAGCCGTTCGGCGGGGGGCCGACGCCGCCGGCCCAGCCTCGATCGGCACGCCGCCGCTCGCTTGCATCGCGCGTGAGGCTGTCCACCGGCGGCTGGATCGGCTTCGGCATGGTGTGCCTCGCGCTTTTTGTCGCGGCGTTCGCGCCGTTGATCGCGCCGCACGAGGTTGGCTCGATTGTCACAAACGACGTGTTCGCGAGTTTTAGCGCAAAGCTGCCGCTCGGCTCGGACTATCTCGGCCGCGACATGCTGAGCCGCATCATCTACGGTATGCGGCTGACTGTGTTGCTGGCGCTCGCGGCGACGCTGTTGGCCGCCGTCACCGGCACGACGCTCGGTCTGCTCGCCGCCGTCGCAGGGCGTGCGATCGATGAAACGATGAGCCGCCTGCTCGACGCGATCACGTCGATACCTTCGAAGATGTTCGCGCTGATGATCGTGGCCGCGTTCGGCTCGTCATTGACGCTGCTGATCCTGACAGCCGCGATCAGCTACATGCCGGGCTCCTACCGGATTGCGCGTTCACTGGCGGTCAATATCGGCCAGCTTGAATACGTGCAGGTCGCGCGGGCGCGCGGTGAAAGCGCGCTTTATATCGCGTGCGTCGAAATGTTGCCGAACATGCTGCATCCGATGCTGACCGATACCGGCTTGCGCTTCACGTTCGTCGTGCTGCTGCTGAGCGGCCTGAGCTTCCTCGGTCTGGGCGTGCAGCCGCCGTTCGCGGATCTCGGTTCGCTGGTGCGTGAAAACATCGCAGGCCTCGGCGATGGCGCGCCGGTCGTGATCGTGCCGGCGCTCGCGATCGCCATGCTGACGGTCGGCGTCAATCTGTTGATCGACGGTCTGCCGCATCGCAGTGACAAGAGCAAGGCGGCACGCAGCGCCGACGGAGGTCATCGATGAAAACGAAACTGAAGACGACACCGGCCACGCAGATCGATCCAGGCTCGCGCAACCTCGTTGAAGTGCGCGGGCTGCGCGTGGTCGGCAGCCGTCCGGGCGAGCCGGATACGACGATCGTGCACGATATCGATTTCGACGTGGCGCGCGGCGAAGTCCTCGCGCTGATCGGCGAATCAGGCTCGGGCAAGACCACCATCGCCTTGTCGCTGATGGGACATGCGCGCAGCGGTTGCAGGATCGCGGG
The nucleotide sequence above comes from Paraburkholderia sp. SOS3. Encoded proteins:
- a CDS encoding ABC transporter substrate-binding protein is translated as MKDDEVKNGFSRRDVMRVLAAGSMLATGAGGLLAGARSVLAAPAPAPKKGGKIRVAYDVGSTADTLDPAKGSAGSDYIRYFMFYSGLTQLDESLTPQMNLAEALDTRDARVWVIKLRKGATFHDGKALAPADVVYSLNRHKVAATASKVKTLADQFAEIKATGPNEVTLTLTSPNADLPVILATPQFVIIKDGTTDFTTAVGTGPYKVKTFKPGVTTVGVRNDSYFKPGLPHLDQIELISISDNAARVNALLSGDVHLINSVDPRSTHRIASTPGYAVKETKSGLYTDLIMRRDNTLAGNPDFVQGMKYLFDRDQIRSAVFRGYAVIGNDQPIPPGHRYFDASLPQRQFDLDKAKFHLQKAGALGPALPPIYATTDANGSIEMAELLQQTGAKIGANITIDRVPSDGYWSNHWMKHPLGFGSVNPRSSADVLFTQFFKSDAPWNESGWNNPKFDQLLLSARSETDDAKRKQMYGDMQVIVSDQGGIGIPAFISLLDAYDQHLQGLGSIPSGAMMGFSFAEHVWWNA
- a CDS encoding ABC transporter permease — protein: MNQNIAALIVRRIAVTALTLLIVSVVIFAITNLLPGDAAQAALGQSATPETVAALRLQFGLDQPAYLRFAHWLAGLMHGDFGVSLSNNMPVSELIEGRLPKSLTLAAITTAVSVPIAVSFGILAAVNRNSLIDRIVSLGTLSLVATPEFLIATIAVLVFAVKLHWLSALSYGGEIDDFNQFLRAYAMPVLTLCAVVIAQMARMTRAAVIEQMGSSYVEMAVLKGASPARAVLRHALPNAIGPIANAIALSLSYLLGGVIIVETIFNYPGLASLMVDAVSNRDFPLVQACTLLFCLGYLVLVLLADLCAIISNPRLRT
- a CDS encoding ABC transporter permease; protein product: MTTPDLVQRSSAMPPGTDAPQPFGGGPTPPAQPRSARRRSLASRVRLSTGGWIGFGMVCLALFVAAFAPLIAPHEVGSIVTNDVFASFSAKLPLGSDYLGRDMLSRIIYGMRLTVLLALAATLLAAVTGTTLGLLAAVAGRAIDETMSRLLDAITSIPSKMFALMIVAAFGSSLTLLILTAAISYMPGSYRIARSLAVNIGQLEYVQVARARGESALYIACVEMLPNMLHPMLTDTGLRFTFVVLLLSGLSFLGLGVQPPFADLGSLVRENIAGLGDGAPVVIVPALAIAMLTVGVNLLIDGLPHRSDKSKAARSADGGHR